Part of the uncultured Anaeromusa sp. genome is shown below.
AATCACAGCAAAAAATTGTAAATGTTATCCGACGCCTTGAGGAATCGGGAGAAATCATAGTATCTCGCGGCAAAGGAGACGAGGTCATTGCATAGAATCATCAAATCGCCGCCCTTGCAAGGGGAGCTGGTAGTGATTCAGAACAAGCCTCCGGCAGGCCTTCAGCATGAAGATAAAAAAGAGGAAAAGTTTGATACTCGCAGTGTAGACGAAATTGCTCAGGAGAGAGCCAATGTAATTTTAATGGAAGCGCAGCGCCAAGCGGAAGCGCTCGTGCGAACGGCGCAAATAGAAGCGGCTCGCATTAAAGGCGAGGCGGATTCCTTACATGGACAGGCTAAAGAGCTGGGCCATCGCGAAGGTTTTGAAGAAGGATTAGCTCAGGGACGACAGGCTGCGGAGAAGGAAATGAAGCTGGCTGTGGAGCAGGCGGTGCAGAACGCTAATCGCTTAATTCGCGCAGCGGAACAGCAGCAGGTAGAGTTTCTTGTTGATGCAGAACGACAAGTATTGGAGCTTGTGTTGGAATGTGTGCGTAAAGTGTTGGCCCGCGAGGTAGAGGAAAATCCGCTGGTTGTGTTGCCGATTGTGACGGCGGCAATCAGTAAAGTGAAAGATCAAGATTCCATTCAAATTCGGGTGCATCCCGATGATTATGAAACCGTTTTGATGGCGCGGCGCGATTTGCAGCTCTTGATTGGTCGGGAAGAAGGCTTGCGCATTACTGCGGATCATACGGTTTCCCCAGGCGGCTGTATTGTGGAGACGACGGCGGGGACGGTGGACGCAAGAATGGAAACGCAAATGGAAATGCTGCAACGGGCGTTGAAAGAAGTGACGCCGTGATGAAAGACGCATTTTCAGGCGATGTTTATTCTCAAGCTATCAGGCAGTGCGAAAGCATGCGGCGAAGCGGACGGGTCACGCAGATTGTGGGTTTGGTTATTGAATCGCAAGGACCTAATGTTAATTTAGGCGATTTGTGTTATGTAAGCAGTCGCGGAGGCAGTCAGGCGATTCCTGCGGAAGTAGTTGGGTTTCGCCAGAACCGAGTACTGTTAATGCCGATTGCAGAAATGGAAGGGATTGGACCGGGGTGTGAGGTGATCTCCGCCCAAGGGACCTTGAAGGTCACCGTAGGGCAAGGTCTGCTGGGACGCATTCTTGATGGCATGGGGCGTCCGATGGATGGCAAGGGGCCTCTTGTTTCCAGCCGTGAATATCCGTTAAATGCGTTGCCGCCGCCGCCGCTTACGCGAAGGCGGATTGAAGAACCTCTTTCTGTAGGGGTTCGAGCAATTGATGCGCTGCTTACTTTAGGCAAGGGACAGCGTGTTGGCATTATGGCGGGCAGCGGCGTTGGCAAGAGTACGCTCCTAGGTATGATGGCTAGAAATACCGAGGCGGATATTAGCGTCATTGCCTTAATCGGCGAACGCGGCCGCGAGGTGCGTGAGTTCATCGAACGCGATTTGGGCGAAGAAGGCCTGAAACGTTCGGTAGTAGTAGTGGCTACTTCGGACCAGCCGGCGTTGGTGCGAATTAAGGGAGCTTTGACGGCGACGGCTATTGCGGAATATTTCCGCGATCAAGGTCGGGATGTCATGTTCATGATGGATTCGGTGACGCGTTTTGCCATGGCGCAGCGTGAGGTTGGCCTTACTGTTGGAGAACCGCCGGCGACCAGAGGCTATACTCCGTCTGTTTTCGCGATGCTTCCTAAGCTGCTAGAACGATCCGGGACGGGGGCCAACGGTTCCATTACCGGAATTTATACGGTTTTGGTTGACGGCGATGACATGAATGAACCCATTGCTGATGCCGTGCGCAGCATTCTTGACGGACATATCGTGCTTTCACGCAGTATTGCAGCACAAAATCACTACCCGGCCATTGATATTCTAAATAGCGTAAGCCGGGTTATGACCGAGGTTGTCACCAAAGAACAGCGCATGGCGGCGCAGCGCCTACGTTCCTTGATGGCAACCCATCGCGATGCAGCGGATCTTATTAATATTGGCGCTTATGTTATGGGAAGCAATCCGGAGATTGATCAAGCGATTGAGCGCATAGGCGCTATTCGCAAGTTTCTGCAGCAGGATGTCTATGAGCAAACCACTTTATCTGATGCGGTGATGCAACTGGCGCAACTTGTTGAAGGTTGTTGAAGCTAAGAAGGAGCCTGGATCATGAAACGCTTTCGTTTCCGTCTCGAAGTGCTTTTGGGGGTGCGCCGCCGAAAATGTGATGCAGCTAAATTAGACTTAGCGGAAGCCTCACGTCGGGTGCAAGAGACGATAGACTCTCTTCAGAAGCTTTGGCAAGAGCGAACCGAGGCGATAGCCTGGTTTACGGCGCAGCAAAGCAAAGGACAGTTGACTGCGGCCATGCTTCCCTTATACGATGCGTATCAAATAAGCACGTATAACCGCGAAAGAGAGCTTATTGCCGAAAAGGAAGCGAGGGAATTGGCGCGTCAAGACTGTCTAGCGAAGTTGGAGGAAGCGGTTAAACAGTTGAAAGCTGTGGAAACGCTAAAAGAAACGCAGTATCAGCAATATTTGTACGAATCGTTACTGGAAGAACAAAAGACCTTAGATGAAATAGGTATGCAGTTGTATTTGCGGGAAGAAGGAGATCGATAAGGAATGGTGATTCAAAGTATTCAAGAAGTTACAGGCCGGATCGCCGCTATTGAAGCAAAATTCGGTCGCATGGGAAACATGCTTACCTCCAAAAACGCTTCTTTGTCAGGACAACCTGCTTCTTTTGCGGATGAATTGCAGCAGCAAGTACGGGGTAAGTCTGCTTCTACACTTGCGAGCGCAGCAGGAACTGCTTTCCCTCAACAGGGAGATTCTATACGCCAAATGGTTAGCTCCAGTGCGAAAAGGCAAGGGGTAGATCCCAAACTAGCTATGGCTGTGGCTAAAGCGGAGTCTAATTTTGACTCTCAAGTTGTTTCTGAAGTTGGCGCACAAGGAGTTATGCAGCTGATGCCGGATACGGCGAGGGCCTTGGGCGTTAATCCCCAGGATACCAAGGAAAACATTGAAGGCGGCGTAGCGTACTTGAGGCAAATGCTGCAGCATTTTCAAGGCGATCCTGCCAAAGCTGTTGCGGCATATAATGCCGGGCCTGGAGCGGTGGAGGCATACGGTGGTATTCCGCCTTATGGCGAAACGCAGGAATATGTGAAAAGAGTATTAAAGTTCATGGAGAATGAGAACGAAATATAATTAGGTGGATAAGGATGGTTTCGCAGTATGGCAGCAGGTAAAACAGATGTAAGACAAAATAAGAATAAGCCTCAGGATGCAAAGAACGCAACTGTGGAAGCACCGGTAGAGAAAAAGTCGCGCATCATTTTCCTGTTGAAGCTTGGGGTCGCGCTGCTTTTAGTCATTTTGCTTATCCTTTTAGGATTTGGAGTAGGGGTATACTTCAAGCTGATTGACTTGGAAGATTTGGGGAAACAATACGGTTTGGCCAATGTACCTGGCATCGGACGGTATTTTGAGCAGCCGGCAACTAACTTTGAACCGGTCGAACTGCCTGAAAGTGCAACCGCACCTGCTTTGCCGGTTGTGCAACCGCCTGCGGACCCTGCCCCTGCGGCAGTGGCGCCTCCGCCCAAGACGGTGCCGCTGACAGAAGCGGAAAAAGAAAAAATGCTCAAAAAACAGCAGCAAGAAGAGAATAAACGCATTGGTCGTTTGGCTCGCTTGTATGGCGGTATGAAGCCGGATGAAGCTGTCGGCATTTTGAACCGCCTGGATGATGCAGAAGTTTTGGCTATTATGGGAAAAATGGAAGAAGAACAAGTATCTAAAATCTTACCTCTCTTTGATTCCAGTCGCGCTGCGCGGTTGACGCAGAGCATGATGCGGCCGGCTAAGCTGGAATAGTTGCAGCAAGGGGTGCGAAAAAGCATGAAAAAACGAAAATTGTTTTTAGTGAATTTGTTTTAGAAAGGAGGTGAAAATATGGGTATAAATACGCTTATCAATTCCTTGCCGGGCGGCGTTTCGAATGGGGGCGCGGTTAATGCGGCACAGGGGCAAGCAGCCCCTAATGCTAAGGCCAAAGGACTGCCAGGAGCTAATCGCACCGATAAAGCGAGTTCTGCAACGGGAGCTGATTCGTTTTCTGCTTGTTTAGGAAGCTCAGTGGCGGCAGAAAACGCACAACAAGCAGGGAGCGAAACGGTTGTCACAGAAGCAAAAAGTTTGGATGCAGCTGAAGCTGCTTTATTGGCTTCGCTGGTGCCAGGAGTGGTAGTGCCAATGCAAACTATCAATGAAGACGCAACCGCGCTGCAAAACGGCGTGGACGCCGGGACACAAAAGGCTTGGCTGAGTGAAATTTTTGCGGCAGTAAAAGAGCAAAATCAAACATCCGAATTGACTGGCTGGCTTCAACAGTGGGTAGGAGATGATGCAAGCAAGCAGAACTTCTTACAGCAGCTGCAAGGAATGCTCCAGAAAACGGCAATCGTAGAAACACCGCCTTTGCATTTGAGAGAAGCATTAGCTGAAGTGATGCAAACCAGTGTCGCCAATACGTCTGCACTAAGAGAAACAGCAGTTAGTATGCCGGCAGCGACGTTGCAGCAGCAAGCGCCAGTACAAACTCCTCCTGCTGTTGTTCAGACGCAAACAACAGTAACCGAGGAAGCTGCGGATGTGCAACCGCAACAAGCGGCGGCAGTTAATGATGTAGTAAAACCTGCGGTGATTATTGATACTGCACAACCAAAACAAAATGCCAGCGTTGCAGATGTGCCGCAAACAACAGCACAGTCGGCGGCGGACTCTGAGGCAGCTATTGCTGCAGCGCCTACGTTGTATCAGCCGCAAGGCCGCAGCGTTAACAGCGAATCTCAGATGACAACGGGGAAAACTAGCGACACCCAAGCGCAAAATGTGGAATCTGCAGCAGCAACCAATTATGGCGTGCGTCGTGCCGCTTCGGAAAATGCAGATTCGGCGGCATCCTTTGCCGGACAGGCTTTTAGTGAAGCCACAGCGCAAAAAACAATGCCTGTAAAGGCGGATGCTCAGGCGGAAACGGATTTCCAACCGATACAGGCGGCGCTTTTACAGAACACTGCGTCAAAGATGCAAGCAGAAGCAACTGTTGCAACTAATGCAGCGTCAACAGCGCCAGCTGATCCTCATGGCGTTTTCGACCAAATGGTGGCCCAAGCGCGTATGATTCGACTGCCTGATAGTACAGAGATGGTGATACGCTTGAGACCGGAACATTTGGGAGAATTGGTGCTGAAGGTGGCCGTAGATGCGGCAGGGACTGTAAACGCCACATTCCACAGCTCGAATGCGGAGGTGAGAGCCGTATTGGAAGCGAACCTGCAGCAATTCCGGCAGGAAATGCAACAGCAGGGAGTGCGGGTACAAGGAGCCGCCGTGTATGCTGGGCTGGGAGACGCTTTGCCGCAACAGCAGCAAGGCCAACAAGGCAAGTCGCCGCAGGGCAAAAATACCGGCATAGCAGCGGAAGAAAAGCTCGAGCCGGTGGAATTGTCCCTGGATATAGGCGATGCGGCCGTTGATTACCGGATTTAAAAAGCAAAAGCTTTTGGCGTGAAGGAGGACGGTTTGCATGCAGCCATCTAAAGTTGTTTTTTCACAGCAACTTGTCACGCCGTCACCTCTTAGATCTTTTAACGAGTCTGCAGGAGCGGCAACAAAGAAGGCAACAGGAGCTGCCGATTCCTTTGAGGCGGTACTGCAGGGGCAAATGCAGGAATTGCATTTTTCACAGCATGCGCAACAACGCTTGGCGCAACGGGGCATTGAATTAAGTTCGTCTCAAACGCAGCGTCTGCAAAGTGCCGTGCAGGATGCAGCGCAGAAAGGCGGACGGGAAGCTTTGGTACTTGTAGATTCCCTTGCTTTTGTCGTCAGCGTGCGTAATAAAACTGTGATCACAGCCATGGAAGGCGACGGTGTTAAAAGCCATGTGTTTACGAATATAGACAGTGCCGTAATTGCTTGAAACACTGGTCAGGAGCTGGACCGCATCGGAAGCTCTTCAACCGCGGAATGATGGAAGCGGTTGTATAAAATTCGGATGTCTTTTGTAAAAACTGGCTAATTTGGAACGGTGATGGTAAAATTAGCTGCAGGGAGGAATTTCCTCCCTGCAGTCCAATGTAAGGGGAGAAATGTAATGATCAAGGTGACTCGTTTGAAAGCAAAAGATGAATTTGTTTTAAATGCGGAACTAATTGAAATGATTGAAGAAACACCAGATACAGTGGTAACGCTGACAAATGGGAAAAAATTGCTTGTGGAAGAATCTATGGAAGAACTAGTGCGCAAAGTAATGCAATATCGTCGGGCCATATTTAATAATTTTCGTTAACAATTGAAAATAAGCGGGGATTAACCGCTGTACATATGTAAATAATATTAAATATTTTATAAGATATGCCGAAGTTTGAAGGAGGTGTAGCAATGGCTGATGAAGAAAAGAAGAAAAAGATACCGATGATGTTGATTGTGGTCATGATTGTAGTGGGATTGGCGCTGGCCGGAGGAATCTCATACTTTATTGCTTCTAAAATTGTTGCTGATAAGTCAGGAACCAAAATCGAGCAGCGCGAGCCGGGAACCTTTGTAAAGCTGGGAGACCCTAAAGACGGTCAACTGGTTGTTAACATAGGGGGGCCTAGCAGCGGACGTTATTTGAAAATAGGTCTTGTTTTGGAAATGAAGCCCCAAAAGGAAGAGAAAAAAGATAAAAACGCTTTGTCTCCTCAAGAGGTGAAGGTGCAGGATACGGTGTTATATGTGCTGCGGTCACAAAAAGTAGAAGACTTTGATCCCTCGAAACAAGAAAACCTCAAAGAGCTTATTAAACGTGAAGTGAATAAGTCGTTGGGAGAAGAGCGGGTTTATGAAGTATATATCACAAACTTTATTTTGCAATAATAACGTGGTAAGATGCAACAAAGGGAGGGAGCGCGTTGGCCGGGCCTGATGTATTATCCCAGTCCGAAATTGACGAGTTGCTAAATGCGCTTTCGGCAGGAGAAGTATCTGCGGAAGACATGAAAGGCGAACAGGAACAGCGCAAAATCAAGGTCTATGATTTCAAGCGGCCGGACAAGTTTTCTAAAGATCAAATTCGTACGCTGTACATGTTGCATGAAAACTTCGCTAGGTTTTTCAACACTTACTTATCTGCCAATTTACGGGCATTGGTGCATATTAACGTAGCTTCAGTCGACCAAATGACTTATGAAGAATTTGTTCGCTCTTTGCCTAACCCCAGCGTTATCGGCATTTTCCAAATGCGTCCCTTAAAAGGGAATGTCATCTTGGAAATGAACCCCAATATAGTGTTTGCCGTAATTGACCGGTTGTTCGGGGGGGTAGGCCTGCCTTTGTCTAAACCGCGAGCATTGACAGATATTGAAGAATCGATTGTTCGCCGGGTTATGAGTAAAGCATTGGATTCTCTGCAGGATGCCTGGAAACAGGTATTAGTAGTAGATCCTAAGCTGGAAATGATTGAGACTAATCCTCAGTTTACTCAGATTGTACCCCCTAATGACATGGTAGTGCTTATTACTTTGCAATGCAAAATCGGACAGGCCGAAGGCTTAGTCAATATCTGTATTCCTTATTTAGTACTGGAACCCATTATGTCAAAGCTAACCACTACTTTCTGGGTAGCTTCGTCCATGAGCAAGCAGTCGCTGCCGGAGCATGTGAGCGCCATACAGCAAAAGCTGGAAAGGGCGCGTATTCCTCTTGTGGTCGAAATGGGGCGTACGCAAATTAATGTGTACGATCTGCTTGGATTGTCTCACGGAGATGTGTTACGACTGGATAGCCAGGTTGACCATGAGTTAAAAATTACCATTGGGCACCGGGAAAAATTTTTATGCAAGCCGGGTCTGGTTAATCGAAAAATGGCTGTACAGATTACGAAAATACTAAATGAAGGAGATACGGAAAATGAGTGAGAGCTTTCTCAGCCAAGAGGAACTTGATGCCTTGCTCAAAGGCGAAGCCGCGCCGGAAGCAGCAAGTGGAGAGATTCTTTCTGATGTAGAGCATGACGCTCTGGGCGAGATTGGCAACATCTCTATGGGTAGCGCGGCAACAACCTTGTCGATTTTATTAGGCAAGCGCGTTTCTATTACGACTCCTAAGGTGGGAGTTTCGTCTCTGAAGGAAATTCAGAATGCTTGTCCGTTGCCGTTCCTTGTAGTGGAGGTTGGCTATACCCATGGTGTTCATGGGACTAATTTGTTGGCGATTAAAGAATCAGATGCCCTGATTATTGCGGATCTGATGATGGGCAATGACGGCACCAATCCTCCTACGGAATTAAATGAGTTATATATGAGCGCTGTAGGAGAAGCTATGAACCAAATGATGGGTTCGGTAGCTACTTCGATGTCGACTATGTTTAAACAAAAAATTGATATTTCACCGCCAAAAGCGAACTTGATCCATTTTGCCACGCATGAGCCGTTGACGTCGGCGCTTACTGCGACGGAAAACGTGGTACGGGTGGCTTTCCGTATGGAAGTGGAAGACTTAATTGACAGCGAAATTATGCAGATTTTACCGGTAGAGGTAGCTAAGACGTTGGTCAAAAATCTTATGGGCGATATGGCAAGTCAACAGGCGGCAGTACCGGCAGCTCCTGCGCAGCCAGTTGCTGCGCCAACAGCGCCGCAGACGGCTCCTCCTATGGCAGCAGCCGCTCCAGCTCCTGCTGCGGCAATGCCTCCGCAGCAGGGCTATTACGCACCGCCGCAGCCTAGCTATCAACAGCCTCAAGTTCCAGTGCAGGCAGTCCAATTTTCACCGCTTGTGCCAGGCGCAATGGCGGGCGTAGACGGGAATATTGGTTTGATTTTGGACGTACCGTTGCAGGTGACAGTGGAGTTGGGACGAACTAAAAAATTGATTCGCGAAATTTTAGAGTTGAGTCCTGGGTCGGTTTTGGAACTGGATAAGTTGGCTGGCGAACCGGTGGATGTTTTAGTAAACGGTAAATTGCTAGCCAAAGGGGAAGTCGTGGTTATTGATGAAAACTTTGGAGTTCGCATAACAGATATTGTCAGCCCGATAGAACGGGCCAGTAGCTTGCAATAATAAAATCTAGAATGATATAAGGAGAGATGGCAATGGCAATACGGGTATTGATTGTGGATGACGCTGCGTTCATGCGGATGATGATCAAGGATATTCTTTCTAAAAATGGGTATGAGGTAGTCGGTGAAGCGGAAAACGGACAAAAAGCAGTAGAAAAATTTCAGGAACTGAAACCGGACTTGACTACAATGGATATTACTATGCCGGAAATGGATGGAATTACGGCGGTAAAGGAAATTAAAAAAATTGATGCAAATGCTAAGGTGATCATGTGTAGCGCCATGGGTCAGCAGGCTATGGTTATTGAAGCCATTCAATGCGGCGCCCGGGACTTCATTGTTAAGCCGTTCCAGCCGGATCGTGTTTTGGAAGCGGTTCGCAAAGTCATTGGATAAGATTATGGGACGGTTTCTGACGGCATTAACGGTAGGAGTGGCGGCGGCTGTCTGGCAGACGGCCGCTTTAGCTGTAGAATCAGGAAACGAGTATTTAAAATACCAAGAACCAGTTTCTAATAGCGGCGGTATTTCTTGGTTTTCTTCTTTTGCCTATGTGTTCTCTTTATTGTTTACCTTTGCAGTAGTGCTCCTTTTGGCTTATATGGCGTCTCGTTTTTTAGGACGACGCTTAGGGCACTTGGGAGCGAATGGAGGCAGAAAGCAACAAATACTCCAAGTAATTCCGCTGGGACAGCAAGGCGCAATCCAGGTGGTGGAAGTAGGCGGGCGGATTTTGGTTTTGGGGATTACCTCCCAACAAATCCAATTATTACTGGAGATTACCGATCCTCAAGAAATAGACCGTATTCGTTCCCAGCAGGATTCGTTGTTGCAAGATGAATTATTTAGTGAGATTCCTTTAAACAACATGCTGACGAATTCGTTGCAGCGTTTAGATGCACTGAAAAGCAAATTCCCGCGTGTGTTTGATCAATCCCGAAAATAAGTAAGAAAGAGGTAGCGGAGTGAACTATAAGAAACATGGCTTGCTGCTTTTCGGGATGGTTCTGTTTTGCATAATAGGATTAATTTGTGCCGACGTGGATGCGGCGCCGCTGGTGCCGGCGCCGAATGTTTCGATAGGCGTTAATGAAGCGACCAATCCTCAAGAAGTGGCTCTAAGCCTACAAATTTTACTGACCCTGACTGTGCTGTCATTAGCTCCGTCTATTTTGATTATGATGACATCCTTTACACGGATTATCGTCGTGCTTTCTTTTTTGCGCAGCGCCCTAGCGACTCAACAAATGCCTCCCAACCAGGTGCTTGTCGCATTGGCGCTGTTTCTTACGTTTTTCACGATGTCTCCCTATTTGGATGCAGTGAATCAAAACGCGCTGCAGCCTTTTTTAGCAGGGGGAATGGGGCAAGAGGATGCCGTCAAAGCAGCGATGGAGCCGATGCGGGAATTTATGTTTAAGCAGACTCGTGAAAACGACTTGGCTTTATTTGTTAATCTTTCAGAGGCGCCGCGCCCTAATGGACCGGAAGATGTGTCTACATCGGTCTTGATCCCAGCGTTCATGATTAGCGAATTAAAAACTGCTTTTCAAATTGGGTTCCTTTTATACATTCCGTTTATCGTCATTGACATGGTGGTGGCAAGCACCTTGATGTCAATGGGGATGATGATGGTGCCGCCAGTCATGATTTCACTGCCCTTTAAGATTCTCTTATTTGTCTTGGTTGATGGCTGGCATTTGGTTGTACGATCATTAATTATGAGTTTTAATTGAAACGGGGCGATGAGTTATGTCGGCAGATTATGCTGTCGAATTGGGCCGGGACGCCCTGCTGATGGTAATGCTGGTATCGGCTCCTATGTTGGGCTTAGGGCTCCTGGTAGGCTTACTGGTTAGTGTGTTTCAGGCTACTACGCAAATTCAGGAGCAGACATTGGCGTTTATTCCTAAAATTATTGCCGTATTTGTGGCAATTTTGATCTTTGGGCCGTGGATGCTGCGTCTTTTGATGGACTATATGCAGCAATTGCTTTTGATACTGCCCAAACTGTCGCATTGAGGGCCGTTGTATGAATGAACTTTTTTCAGTTTTCCAAGGACATGTGGGCTTTTTTTTATTGATGTTAGTGCGCATGTCGGGACTTTTTATAACAGCCCCTTTTTTTGGCAGCCGTAATGTTTCGGGACGTATTCGCATGTCTTTGGCCTTTATGTGCGCCTTGCTGCTTTTTCCCTTGATTTTTCGGCCTGAATTGGCAATTCCTGATACGTTATTTCCTTTTGCCTTTATGGTAATCAAAGAGTTGCTGGTGGGCCTGGTCATGGGCTTTACGGCTTACTTGTTTTTTACCGCCGTGCAAATGGCGGGACAGCTTTTGGATATGCAAATTGGCTTTGGCATGGTCAGTGTATTTGATCCGCTATCCGGGCAACAAGTGCCCCTTTTAGGAAATTTTAAATACATACTGGCTATGCTGGTATTTTTGAGCACCAACAGCCACCATTTTTTATTTTCTGGTTTAATTAATAGC
Proteins encoded:
- a CDS encoding FliH/SctL family protein, translated to MHRIIKSPPLQGELVVIQNKPPAGLQHEDKKEEKFDTRSVDEIAQERANVILMEAQRQAEALVRTAQIEAARIKGEADSLHGQAKELGHREGFEEGLAQGRQAAEKEMKLAVEQAVQNANRLIRAAEQQQVEFLVDAERQVLELVLECVRKVLAREVEENPLVVLPIVTAAISKVKDQDSIQIRVHPDDYETVLMARRDLQLLIGREEGLRITADHTVSPGGCIVETTAGTVDARMETQMEMLQRALKEVTP
- the fliI gene encoding flagellar protein export ATPase FliI, whose amino-acid sequence is MKDAFSGDVYSQAIRQCESMRRSGRVTQIVGLVIESQGPNVNLGDLCYVSSRGGSQAIPAEVVGFRQNRVLLMPIAEMEGIGPGCEVISAQGTLKVTVGQGLLGRILDGMGRPMDGKGPLVSSREYPLNALPPPPLTRRRIEEPLSVGVRAIDALLTLGKGQRVGIMAGSGVGKSTLLGMMARNTEADISVIALIGERGREVREFIERDLGEEGLKRSVVVVATSDQPALVRIKGALTATAIAEYFRDQGRDVMFMMDSVTRFAMAQREVGLTVGEPPATRGYTPSVFAMLPKLLERSGTGANGSITGIYTVLVDGDDMNEPIADAVRSILDGHIVLSRSIAAQNHYPAIDILNSVSRVMTEVVTKEQRMAAQRLRSLMATHRDAADLINIGAYVMGSNPEIDQAIERIGAIRKFLQQDVYEQTTLSDAVMQLAQLVEGC
- a CDS encoding flagellar FliJ family protein, whose protein sequence is MKRFRFRLEVLLGVRRRKCDAAKLDLAEASRRVQETIDSLQKLWQERTEAIAWFTAQQSKGQLTAAMLPLYDAYQISTYNRERELIAEKEARELARQDCLAKLEEAVKQLKAVETLKETQYQQYLYESLLEEQKTLDEIGMQLYLREEGDR
- a CDS encoding lytic transglycosylase domain-containing protein is translated as MVIQSIQEVTGRIAAIEAKFGRMGNMLTSKNASLSGQPASFADELQQQVRGKSASTLASAAGTAFPQQGDSIRQMVSSSAKRQGVDPKLAMAVAKAESNFDSQVVSEVGAQGVMQLMPDTARALGVNPQDTKENIEGGVAYLRQMLQHFQGDPAKAVAAYNAGPGAVEAYGGIPPYGETQEYVKRVLKFMENENEI
- a CDS encoding magnesium transporter MgtE, translating into MAAGKTDVRQNKNKPQDAKNATVEAPVEKKSRIIFLLKLGVALLLVILLILLGFGVGVYFKLIDLEDLGKQYGLANVPGIGRYFEQPATNFEPVELPESATAPALPVVQPPADPAPAAVAPPPKTVPLTEAEKEKMLKKQQQEENKRIGRLARLYGGMKPDEAVGILNRLDDAEVLAIMGKMEEEQVSKILPLFDSSRAARLTQSMMRPAKLE
- a CDS encoding flagellar hook-length control protein FliK; amino-acid sequence: MGINTLINSLPGGVSNGGAVNAAQGQAAPNAKAKGLPGANRTDKASSATGADSFSACLGSSVAAENAQQAGSETVVTEAKSLDAAEAALLASLVPGVVVPMQTINEDATALQNGVDAGTQKAWLSEIFAAVKEQNQTSELTGWLQQWVGDDASKQNFLQQLQGMLQKTAIVETPPLHLREALAEVMQTSVANTSALRETAVSMPAATLQQQAPVQTPPAVVQTQTTVTEEAADVQPQQAAAVNDVVKPAVIIDTAQPKQNASVADVPQTTAQSAADSEAAIAAAPTLYQPQGRSVNSESQMTTGKTSDTQAQNVESAAATNYGVRRAASENADSAASFAGQAFSEATAQKTMPVKADAQAETDFQPIQAALLQNTASKMQAEATVATNAASTAPADPHGVFDQMVAQARMIRLPDSTEMVIRLRPEHLGELVLKVAVDAAGTVNATFHSSNAEVRAVLEANLQQFRQEMQQQGVRVQGAAVYAGLGDALPQQQQGQQGKSPQGKNTGIAAEEKLEPVELSLDIGDAAVDYRI
- a CDS encoding TIGR02530 family flagellar biosynthesis protein, which codes for MQPSKVVFSQQLVTPSPLRSFNESAGAATKKATGAADSFEAVLQGQMQELHFSQHAQQRLAQRGIELSSSQTQRLQSAVQDAAQKGGREALVLVDSLAFVVSVRNKTVITAMEGDGVKSHVFTNIDSAVIA
- a CDS encoding flagellar FlbD family protein; translation: MIKVTRLKAKDEFVLNAELIEMIEETPDTVVTLTNGKKLLVEESMEELVRKVMQYRRAIFNNFR
- a CDS encoding flagellar basal body-associated FliL family protein, which codes for MADEEKKKKIPMMLIVVMIVVGLALAGGISYFIASKIVADKSGTKIEQREPGTFVKLGDPKDGQLVVNIGGPSSGRYLKIGLVLEMKPQKEEKKDKNALSPQEVKVQDTVLYVLRSQKVEDFDPSKQENLKELIKREVNKSLGEERVYEVYITNFILQ
- the fliM gene encoding flagellar motor switch protein FliM, coding for MAGPDVLSQSEIDELLNALSAGEVSAEDMKGEQEQRKIKVYDFKRPDKFSKDQIRTLYMLHENFARFFNTYLSANLRALVHINVASVDQMTYEEFVRSLPNPSVIGIFQMRPLKGNVILEMNPNIVFAVIDRLFGGVGLPLSKPRALTDIEESIVRRVMSKALDSLQDAWKQVLVVDPKLEMIETNPQFTQIVPPNDMVVLITLQCKIGQAEGLVNICIPYLVLEPIMSKLTTTFWVASSMSKQSLPEHVSAIQQKLERARIPLVVEMGRTQINVYDLLGLSHGDVLRLDSQVDHELKITIGHREKFLCKPGLVNRKMAVQITKILNEGDTENE
- the fliY gene encoding flagellar motor switch phosphatase FliY — encoded protein: MSESFLSQEELDALLKGEAAPEAASGEILSDVEHDALGEIGNISMGSAATTLSILLGKRVSITTPKVGVSSLKEIQNACPLPFLVVEVGYTHGVHGTNLLAIKESDALIIADLMMGNDGTNPPTELNELYMSAVGEAMNQMMGSVATSMSTMFKQKIDISPPKANLIHFATHEPLTSALTATENVVRVAFRMEVEDLIDSEIMQILPVEVAKTLVKNLMGDMASQQAAVPAAPAQPVAAPTAPQTAPPMAAAAPAPAAAMPPQQGYYAPPQPSYQQPQVPVQAVQFSPLVPGAMAGVDGNIGLILDVPLQVTVELGRTKKLIREILELSPGSVLELDKLAGEPVDVLVNGKLLAKGEVVVIDENFGVRITDIVSPIERASSLQ
- a CDS encoding response regulator is translated as MAIRVLIVDDAAFMRMMIKDILSKNGYEVVGEAENGQKAVEKFQELKPDLTTMDITMPEMDGITAVKEIKKIDANAKVIMCSAMGQQAMVIEAIQCGARDFIVKPFQPDRVLEAVRKVIG
- a CDS encoding flagellar biosynthetic protein FliO — translated: MGRFLTALTVGVAAAVWQTAALAVESGNEYLKYQEPVSNSGGISWFSSFAYVFSLLFTFAVVLLLAYMASRFLGRRLGHLGANGGRKQQILQVIPLGQQGAIQVVEVGGRILVLGITSQQIQLLLEITDPQEIDRIRSQQDSLLQDELFSEIPLNNMLTNSLQRLDALKSKFPRVFDQSRK